A region of Aquarana catesbeiana isolate 2022-GZ linkage group LG08, ASM4218655v1, whole genome shotgun sequence DNA encodes the following proteins:
- the LOC141105121 gene encoding uncharacterized protein isoform X2: protein MDNNRSYVTEKILNLTLEIIYLLSGEDYMIMKKSGECVTRVKYLSGGQNSTMDHTAEKNKELKILELTNRIIELLKRERWGYLEDGKDLHKAVKTENCQTFPSPDGSSTVNPPERCPRSLYSQDSTREDHTIPQSELLLDIKVEDIEEEEKEAHSVVYKPCKAEDIPLEIGTDGVNMENRSEARPFLSSECKTEDEVTQESSEENHFTTNLHQGLHSMNRLSDSSKPEEEPSPVISNTITSDVHHKEEISQDPSHPRESSLSRSLGWNKGLQHCDSDKSVKPTQQITLIERPFACPECGKRFAQKPDLEEHQKIHTIERPFPCSECWRSFSHKSDLVRHRRTHTGERPFTCSECGKCFAQKSVLNQHHRVHNGERPFPCDYCGKCFSQKSILTKHLRTHTGERPFPCTECGKSFSRKSILVAHQRFHSQEKPFPCPECGKYFRHKSHLAEHRKIHTGEKPFPCSECGKCFRFKSDLVRHLRIHSGLRPYPCPECGKCFKHRSDLTIHQRIHRDVKPFPCTTCGKTFAQKANLLNHQRTHTH, encoded by the exons ATGGACAACAACCGGAGTTATGTGACAGAAAAGATATTAAACCTCacactggagatcatctacctgctgtctggagag GATTATATGATTATGAAAAAGTCAGGCGAATGTGTTACACGTGTAAAATATTTGTCGGGAGGACAAAACTCCACCATGGATCACACAGCTGAAAAGAATAAGGAGCTAAAGATTCTAGAACTCACCAACAGGATTATTGAGCTGCTGAAAAGAGAGCGTTGGGGATATTTAGAAGATGGTAAAGACCTCCATAAGGCTGTGAAGACTGAAAATTGCCAAACCTTtccatcaccgg atggatccagtactGTGaatccaccagagagatgtccccgttctCTGTATTCTCAGGATTCTACAcgggaagatcacaccatccctcag AGTGAACTTCTTCTTGATATTAAAGTAGAAGATatagaggaggaagaaaaagaggccCATTCGGTGGTCTATAAACCATGTAAGGCTGAGGACATTCCTTTGGAGATTGGCACAG ATGGAGTTAACATGGAGAACCGCTCTGAAGCACGGCCCTTCTTATCTTCAGAGTGTAAGACAGAAGATGAAGTCACACAAGAGTCTTCAGAAGAAAACCACTTTACCACAAATCTACATCAGGGACTTCACAGTATGAATAGATTATCAGATTCCTCAAAACCTGAAGAAGAACCTTCCCCTGTTATATCAAACACCATCACCTCAGATGTCCATCACAAAGAAGAAATATCCCAGGATCCCTCTCACCCCAGGGAGTCTTCTCTCAGCAGGTCATTGGGTTGGAACAAAGGCCTTCAACATTGTGACTCTGATAAAAGTGTAAAGCCGACTCAGCAGATTACCCTGATAGAGAGGCCCTTTGCTTGTCCAGAGTGTGGCAAGCGCTTCGCCCAGAAACCAGACCTGGAGGAGCACCAGAAGATTCATACCATTGAGCGTCCCTTTCCTTGCTCTGAGTGCTGGAGGAGCTTCTCCCACAAGTCGGACCTTGTCCGCCACCGTCGAACCCACACCGGGGAGCGGCCTTTTACCTGCTCAGAGTGTGGCAAATGCTTTGCCCAGAAATCAGTCCTTAATCAGCACCACAGAGTCCACAATGGCGAAAGGCCATTTCCCTGCGACTACTGCGGGAAGTGCTTCAGCCAGAAGTCCATCCTCACCAAGCACCTAAGGACTCACACGGGCGAGCGCCCTTTCCCTTGCACCGAGTGCGGCAAATCTTTCTCCCGGAAGTCCATCCTCGTGGCGCACCAGCGCTTTCACTCCCAGGAAAAGCCCTTTCCTTGTCCCGAGTGCGGGAAGTATTTCCGCCACAAGTCCCACCTCGCCGAGCACCGCAAGATTCACACGGGCGAGAAACCTTTCCCATGCTCCGAATGCGGCAAGTGTTTCCGGTTCAAGTCAGACCTGGTCCGGCATCTCAGGATCCACTCAGGCCTGAGGCCTTACCCCTGCCCGGAGTGCGGGAAGTGCTTCAAGCACCGATCTGACCTCACCATCCACCAGAGGATTCACAGAGACGTCAAACCTTTCCCGTGCACGACCTGtggcaaaacctttgcacagaagGCCAACCTTCTCAACCATCAGAGAACTCACACTCACtga
- the LOC141105121 gene encoding uncharacterized protein isoform X1, translating into MDNNRSYVTEKILNLTLEIIYLLSGEDYMIMKKSGECVTRVKYLSGGQNSTMDHTAEKNKELKILELTNRIIELLKRERWGYLEDGKDLHKAVKTENCQTFPSPDGSSTVNPPERCPRSLYSQDSTREDHTIPQSELLLDIKVEDIEEEEKEAHSVVYKPCKAEDIPLEIGTADGVNMENRSEARPFLSSECKTEDEVTQESSEENHFTTNLHQGLHSMNRLSDSSKPEEEPSPVISNTITSDVHHKEEISQDPSHPRESSLSRSLGWNKGLQHCDSDKSVKPTQQITLIERPFACPECGKRFAQKPDLEEHQKIHTIERPFPCSECWRSFSHKSDLVRHRRTHTGERPFTCSECGKCFAQKSVLNQHHRVHNGERPFPCDYCGKCFSQKSILTKHLRTHTGERPFPCTECGKSFSRKSILVAHQRFHSQEKPFPCPECGKYFRHKSHLAEHRKIHTGEKPFPCSECGKCFRFKSDLVRHLRIHSGLRPYPCPECGKCFKHRSDLTIHQRIHRDVKPFPCTTCGKTFAQKANLLNHQRTHTH; encoded by the exons ATGGACAACAACCGGAGTTATGTGACAGAAAAGATATTAAACCTCacactggagatcatctacctgctgtctggagag GATTATATGATTATGAAAAAGTCAGGCGAATGTGTTACACGTGTAAAATATTTGTCGGGAGGACAAAACTCCACCATGGATCACACAGCTGAAAAGAATAAGGAGCTAAAGATTCTAGAACTCACCAACAGGATTATTGAGCTGCTGAAAAGAGAGCGTTGGGGATATTTAGAAGATGGTAAAGACCTCCATAAGGCTGTGAAGACTGAAAATTGCCAAACCTTtccatcaccgg atggatccagtactGTGaatccaccagagagatgtccccgttctCTGTATTCTCAGGATTCTACAcgggaagatcacaccatccctcag AGTGAACTTCTTCTTGATATTAAAGTAGAAGATatagaggaggaagaaaaagaggccCATTCGGTGGTCTATAAACCATGTAAGGCTGAGGACATTCCTTTGGAGATTGGCACAG cagATGGAGTTAACATGGAGAACCGCTCTGAAGCACGGCCCTTCTTATCTTCAGAGTGTAAGACAGAAGATGAAGTCACACAAGAGTCTTCAGAAGAAAACCACTTTACCACAAATCTACATCAGGGACTTCACAGTATGAATAGATTATCAGATTCCTCAAAACCTGAAGAAGAACCTTCCCCTGTTATATCAAACACCATCACCTCAGATGTCCATCACAAAGAAGAAATATCCCAGGATCCCTCTCACCCCAGGGAGTCTTCTCTCAGCAGGTCATTGGGTTGGAACAAAGGCCTTCAACATTGTGACTCTGATAAAAGTGTAAAGCCGACTCAGCAGATTACCCTGATAGAGAGGCCCTTTGCTTGTCCAGAGTGTGGCAAGCGCTTCGCCCAGAAACCAGACCTGGAGGAGCACCAGAAGATTCATACCATTGAGCGTCCCTTTCCTTGCTCTGAGTGCTGGAGGAGCTTCTCCCACAAGTCGGACCTTGTCCGCCACCGTCGAACCCACACCGGGGAGCGGCCTTTTACCTGCTCAGAGTGTGGCAAATGCTTTGCCCAGAAATCAGTCCTTAATCAGCACCACAGAGTCCACAATGGCGAAAGGCCATTTCCCTGCGACTACTGCGGGAAGTGCTTCAGCCAGAAGTCCATCCTCACCAAGCACCTAAGGACTCACACGGGCGAGCGCCCTTTCCCTTGCACCGAGTGCGGCAAATCTTTCTCCCGGAAGTCCATCCTCGTGGCGCACCAGCGCTTTCACTCCCAGGAAAAGCCCTTTCCTTGTCCCGAGTGCGGGAAGTATTTCCGCCACAAGTCCCACCTCGCCGAGCACCGCAAGATTCACACGGGCGAGAAACCTTTCCCATGCTCCGAATGCGGCAAGTGTTTCCGGTTCAAGTCAGACCTGGTCCGGCATCTCAGGATCCACTCAGGCCTGAGGCCTTACCCCTGCCCGGAGTGCGGGAAGTGCTTCAAGCACCGATCTGACCTCACCATCCACCAGAGGATTCACAGAGACGTCAAACCTTTCCCGTGCACGACCTGtggcaaaacctttgcacagaagGCCAACCTTCTCAACCATCAGAGAACTCACACTCACtga
- the LOC141105079 gene encoding uncharacterized protein isoform X2: MMVRRTEKSCIMERIFDLALEIICLLTGESFPAVKKFGDHMTITVPPLHSLTPEKHKKRKILEATNKMMELLTGEVPIRCQDVTVYFSMEEWEYLEGHKDLYKDVMMEDREIQRHQQSGSLTDFNVIVKEEIDDEVDENDVTEVFSEGCKDLDKDVMMDNQPPLTSPDRSSNGNPPERCPRPLYSRDSTLEDHTIPHHPQVGLDMKDERKAEEEKTNAIGDRPSTEEEVMMVTIKEEDFSLDFETAYGHSIKTTPDHCLSLLPYRTMEDGGFTQDYRAENPITPNTRPCRADGSPDSYNAKDPSRKFPTRKVHPGRYNAYRIAVPSNPEEASLGQTDATLHKARDRGSEMFSCSECGKCFTSKSTLRGHQKVHTGERPFPCLVCGKRFLRRTHLNVHQTTHIGDRPFKCSECGRGFAKKSDLQTHEFTHSGEFPFSCFECGKGFSRKSHLLRHRRSHTGERPFSCPDCGKCFVDRSQLTAHERFHTGEKPYSCSECGKCFSGKSGLNKHWKVHTGVKPYACSHCGKCFRGKSQLVQHLRGHVGAKPYTCSYCGKNYAVESQLIAHQRSHTGEKPFSCSVCGKCFGHKPTLVNHMRIHTGEKPHSCSECNKCFSRHADLVAHRRTHTGERPFPCLLCGKRFQRKTQLVKHTQQHKEAEGPGGQNGDSESGRTPESSQQ, encoded by the exons ATGATGGTACGGAGGACGGAAAAGAGTTGCATCATGGAAAGGATATTTGACCTCGCCCTGGAGATCATCTGCCttctgaccggagag AGTTTCCCTGCTGTGAAGAAGTTTGGTGACCACATGACAATCACAGTGCCTCCACTTCACTCCCTGACTCCGGAGAAACACAAGAAGCGAAAGATTCTAGAAGCCACCaacaagatgatggagctgctgacaggagag gttcctataaggtgtcaggatgtcactgtctatttctccatggaggagtgggagtatttagaaggacacaaggatctctacaaggacgtcatgatggaggatCGGGAGATCCAACGGCACCAGCAG AGTGGAAGCCTGACTGATTTTAATGTTATTGTTAAAGAAGAAATTGACGATGAAGTAGATGAGAACGACGTCACAGAGGTGTTTTCAGAAGGGTGCAAAGATCTcgacaaggacgtcatgatggacaatcagccgcccctcacatcaccgg atagatccagtaatgggaacccaccagagagatgtccccgtcctctgtattcccgggattccacactggaagatcacaccatcccccaccatcctcAG GTTGGGCTTGATATGAAAGATGAGCGTAAAGCAGAAGAAGAAAAGACGAATGCGATAGGCGATCGGCCGTCTACGGAGGAGGAGGTGATGATGGTGACAATTAAAGAGGAGGACTTTTCTTTGGATTTCGAGACAG CCTATGGGCACAGCATCAAAACCACCCCGGACCATTGTCTTTCCTTACTGCCATATCGTACaatggaagatggtggcttcaCACAAGACTATCGAGCGGAAAACCCCATCACCCCCAACACGAGACCTTGCAGGGCGGATGGATCTCCAGATTCCTATAACGCCAAAGACCCGAGCCGCAAATTTCCCACTCGGAAAGTCCATCCGGGACGTTACAATGCCTACAGAATAGCGGTTCCCTCTAATCCCGAGGAAGCCTCCCTCGGTCAAACAGACGCCACGCTCCACAAGGCCCGAGATCGAGGCAGTGAGATGTTTTCCTGTTCCGAATGCGGCAAATGCTTCACGTCCAAGTCCACCCTACGCGGCCACCAGAAGGTCCACACAGGCGAGCGGCCGTTCCCGTGCCTCGTGTGCGGGAAGCGCTTCTTGCGCAGGACTCACCTTAATGTCCACCAGACCACCCACATCGGCGACCGGCCGTTTAAATGCTCCGAGTGCGGCAGAGGCTTTGCTAAGAAGTCTGACCTGCAGACTCACGAGTTCACCCACTCGGGGGAGTTTCCTTTCTCCTGCTTTGAGTGCGGGAAAGGCTTCTCCCGGAAGTCCCACCTCCTGAGGCATCGGAGGTCCCACACAGGGGAGCGCCCTTTCTCTTGCCCAGACTGCGGGAAGTGCTTCGTGGACAGGTCGCAGCTCACCGCACACGAAAggtttcacacgggggagaagccgtattcctgctcggagtgcgggaagtgtttctcgGGTAAATCGGGGCTGAATAAACACTGGAAGGTCCACACGGGAGTGAAGCCGTACGCCTGCAGCCACTGCGGGAAGTGCTTCCGGGGCAAGTCGCAGCTCGTCCAGCACCTGAGAGGGCATGTGGGGGCCAAGCCTTACACGTGCTCCTACTGCGGGAAGAACTATGCGGTGGAGTCCCAGTTGATCGCTCACcaaaggtctcacacgggggagaagcccttTTCCTGCTCGGTGTGCGGCAAATGCTTCGGCCACAAGCCGACGCTGGTCAACCACATGAGGATCCACACAGGAGAGAAACCGCACTCGTGCTCGGAATGCAACAAGTGTTTCTCGCGCCACGCGGACTTGGTGGCACACCGGAGGACACACACGGGCGAGAGGCCCTTCCCTTGTTTGCTGTGTGGAAAAAGGTTCCAGAGGAAGACACAGCTTGTTAAACACACGCAGCAGCACAAAGAGGCTGAGGGTCCCGGAGGACAGAACGGGGATTCTGAAAGCGGGCGAACACCAGAGAGCTCGCAGCAGTGA